A region from the Drosophila mauritiana strain mau12 chromosome 2L, ASM438214v1, whole genome shotgun sequence genome encodes:
- the LOC117139116 gene encoding thioredoxin-2 yields MVYQVKDKADLDGQLTKASGKLVVLDFFATWCGPCKMISPKLAELSTQYADNVVVLKVDVDECEDIAMEYNISSMPTFVFLKNGVKVEEFAGANAKRLEDVIKANI; encoded by the exons gCCGATCTCGATGGACAGCTGACCAAGGCATCCGGCAAGCTGGTGGTGCTGGACTTCTTCGCCACTTGGTGCGGACCCTGCAAGATGATCTCGCCCAAACTGGCTGAGCTCTCCACGCAGTACGCCGACAACGTCGTCGTCCTGAAG GTCGATGTGGACGAGTGCGAAGACATTGCAATGGAATACAACATCTCCAGCATGCCCACCTTCGTGTTCCTCAAGAACGGCGTCAAGGTCGAAGAGTTCGCCGGAGCCAACGCCAAGCGCCTGGAGGATGTCATCAAGGCCAACATCTAA